The Diorhabda sublineata isolate icDioSubl1.1 chromosome 6, icDioSubl1.1, whole genome shotgun sequence genome includes a window with the following:
- the LOC130444923 gene encoding uncharacterized protein LOC130444923 isoform X2 — MCKLENDLENYMEWKLMGGNCRLKKEVVPHIFKCQLSSIIKPERNNAPKRPRNDILQTLETPVDVQVSISTQIEWVDCGNTDVKFNPLESSNGEEIPIGNISSVKSKKVQVKVRDFCHSKKTQTDNTTTMFIPSKEKGNVDPETSSNWEYSSRSQKEYTEYMLKGTMMSIEREPKFLVGIPKESYFCLQVLSQKIPVPHINILITLKKIRLNEPSSILAMQFGRSSVNIGQIFKRTVPLLSKYLKELILWPAANKIAERLPIAFRSRYSKVQSIIGCFKIRIQKPSNPLHESLTWSEYKRCNTIKYMVSCTPDGLVNFISCGFGGRTSDDIIFENCGYTSNLSPGMEIMTDKGFKNVSTKLATYGCVLIRPPSVSASTFISKDEILESKRLASLRIHVDRVIGRLREFNMLLPHVRVDLKYLSIFDDVVVIVCGLINLQNQLTKF; from the exons ATGTGCAAG CTTGAAAACGATCTGGAAAATTATATGGAGTGGAAATTAATGGGTGGAAATTGTAGACTTAAAAAAGAAGTTGTTCCTCATATCTTCAAGTGTCAACTGTCATCGATTATAAAACCAGAAAGAAACAATGCCCCGAAAAGACCCCGGAATGATATTTTGCAAACATTAGAGACACCAGTCGATGTCCAGGTATCAATCTCAACGCAGATAGAATGGGTTGATTGTGGTAATACTGATGTTAAATTTAATCCTCTTGAATCTTCTAACGGAGAGGAAATTCCTATTGGTAACATCAGTAGTGTAAAGAGTAAAAAAGTTCAAGTGAAAGTAAGAGACTTTTGTCattctaaaaaaactcaaactGACAATACGACGACTATGTTCATCCCATCTAAAGAGAAAGGAAACGTAGATCCAGAAACTTCATCCAATTGGGAATATTCTTCAAGAAGTCAAAAGGAATACACGGAATATATGTTAAAAGGTACTATGATGTCAATAGAGAGAGAACCCAAATTCTTGGTAGGAATTCCCAAGGAGTCGTATTTTTGTCTGCAAGTATTATCCCAAAAAATTCCAGTTCCACATATTAATATTCTTATCACgcttaaaaaaattcgtttaaatGAGCCATCCTCAATACTGGCAATGCAGTTCGGAAGATCATCAGTTAATATAGGACAAATTTTTAAGCGTACTGTGCCGTTATTATCAAAATACCTTAAAGAGCTGATACTATGGCCGGCTGCGAATAAAATAGCTGAACGGTTACCAATAGCTTTTCGTTCCAGATATTCAAAAGTACAGTCTATTATAGGTTGCTTCAAAATTCGCATCCAGAAGCCAAGTAATCCATTACATGAATCTTTGACGTGGTCCGAATATAAAAGATGCAACACAATAAAATACATGGTTTCGTGCACTCCAGACGGGttagttaattttatttcatgtgGTTTTGGAGGTAGAACGTCAgatgacataatttttgaaaactgtgGCTATACGAGCAATTTGTCCCCAGGCATGGAAATAATGACCGACAAGGGATTCAAAAACGTATCAACTAAATTAGCCACTTATGGATGTGTACTTATCAGGCCTCCTAGTGTCAGTGCAAGCACATTTATTAGCAAGGATGAAATACTGGAATCTAAAAGACTAGCATCCCTTAGGATTCATGTCGATAGAGTTATAGGAAGACTTCGAGAATTTAATATGCTTTTACCTCATGTACGTGTAGAtcttaaatatttatcaatatttgatgACGTCGTTGTAATAGTGTGCGGTTTAATAAATCTGCAAAACCaacttacaaaattttaa
- the LOC130444923 gene encoding uncharacterized protein LOC130444923 isoform X3, translating into MEWKLMGGNCRLKKEVVPHIFKCQLSSIIKPERNNAPKRPRNDILQTLETPVDVQVSISTQIEWVDCGNTDVKFNPLESSNGEEIPIGNISSVKSKKVQVKVRDFCHSKKTQTDNTTTMFIPSKEKGNVDPETSSNWEYSSRSQKEYTEYMLKGTMMSIEREPKFLVGIPKESYFCLQVLSQKIPVPHINILITLKKIRLNEPSSILAMQFGRSSVNIGQIFKRTVPLLSKYLKELILWPAANKIAERLPIAFRSRYSKVQSIIGCFKIRIQKPSNPLHESLTWSEYKRCNTIKYMVSCTPDGLVNFISCGFGGRTSDDIIFENCGYTSNLSPGMEIMTDKGFKNVSTKLATYGCVLIRPPSVSASTFISKDEILESKRLASLRIHVDRVIGRLREFNMLLPHVRVDLKYLSIFDDVVVIVCGLINLQNQLTKF; encoded by the coding sequence ATGGAGTGGAAATTAATGGGTGGAAATTGTAGACTTAAAAAAGAAGTTGTTCCTCATATCTTCAAGTGTCAACTGTCATCGATTATAAAACCAGAAAGAAACAATGCCCCGAAAAGACCCCGGAATGATATTTTGCAAACATTAGAGACACCAGTCGATGTCCAGGTATCAATCTCAACGCAGATAGAATGGGTTGATTGTGGTAATACTGATGTTAAATTTAATCCTCTTGAATCTTCTAACGGAGAGGAAATTCCTATTGGTAACATCAGTAGTGTAAAGAGTAAAAAAGTTCAAGTGAAAGTAAGAGACTTTTGTCattctaaaaaaactcaaactGACAATACGACGACTATGTTCATCCCATCTAAAGAGAAAGGAAACGTAGATCCAGAAACTTCATCCAATTGGGAATATTCTTCAAGAAGTCAAAAGGAATACACGGAATATATGTTAAAAGGTACTATGATGTCAATAGAGAGAGAACCCAAATTCTTGGTAGGAATTCCCAAGGAGTCGTATTTTTGTCTGCAAGTATTATCCCAAAAAATTCCAGTTCCACATATTAATATTCTTATCACgcttaaaaaaattcgtttaaatGAGCCATCCTCAATACTGGCAATGCAGTTCGGAAGATCATCAGTTAATATAGGACAAATTTTTAAGCGTACTGTGCCGTTATTATCAAAATACCTTAAAGAGCTGATACTATGGCCGGCTGCGAATAAAATAGCTGAACGGTTACCAATAGCTTTTCGTTCCAGATATTCAAAAGTACAGTCTATTATAGGTTGCTTCAAAATTCGCATCCAGAAGCCAAGTAATCCATTACATGAATCTTTGACGTGGTCCGAATATAAAAGATGCAACACAATAAAATACATGGTTTCGTGCACTCCAGACGGGttagttaattttatttcatgtgGTTTTGGAGGTAGAACGTCAgatgacataatttttgaaaactgtgGCTATACGAGCAATTTGTCCCCAGGCATGGAAATAATGACCGACAAGGGATTCAAAAACGTATCAACTAAATTAGCCACTTATGGATGTGTACTTATCAGGCCTCCTAGTGTCAGTGCAAGCACATTTATTAGCAAGGATGAAATACTGGAATCTAAAAGACTAGCATCCCTTAGGATTCATGTCGATAGAGTTATAGGAAGACTTCGAGAATTTAATATGCTTTTACCTCATGTACGTGTAGAtcttaaatatttatcaatatttgatgACGTCGTTGTAATAGTGTGCGGTTTAATAAATCTGCAAAACCaacttacaaaattttaa
- the LOC130444923 gene encoding uncharacterized protein LOC130444923 isoform X5 — MCKLENDLENYMEWKLMGGNCRLKKEVVPHIFKCQLSSIIKPERNNAPKRPRNDILQTLETPVDVQVSISTQIEWVDCGNTDVKFNPLESSNGEEIPIGNISSVKSKKVQVKVRDFCHSKKTQTDNTTTMFIPSKEKGNVDPETSSNWEYSSRSQKEYTEYMLKGTMMSIEREPKFLVGIPKESYFCLQVLSQKIPVPHINILITLKKIRLNEPSSILAMQFGRSSVNIGQIFKRTVPLLSKYLKELILWPAANKIAERLPIAFRSRYSKVQSIIGCFKIRIQKPSNPLHESLTWSEYKRCNTIKYMVSCTPDGHGNNDRQGIQKRIN, encoded by the exons ATGTGCAAG CTTGAAAACGATCTGGAAAATTATATGGAGTGGAAATTAATGGGTGGAAATTGTAGACTTAAAAAAGAAGTTGTTCCTCATATCTTCAAGTGTCAACTGTCATCGATTATAAAACCAGAAAGAAACAATGCCCCGAAAAGACCCCGGAATGATATTTTGCAAACATTAGAGACACCAGTCGATGTCCAGGTATCAATCTCAACGCAGATAGAATGGGTTGATTGTGGTAATACTGATGTTAAATTTAATCCTCTTGAATCTTCTAACGGAGAGGAAATTCCTATTGGTAACATCAGTAGTGTAAAGAGTAAAAAAGTTCAAGTGAAAGTAAGAGACTTTTGTCattctaaaaaaactcaaactGACAATACGACGACTATGTTCATCCCATCTAAAGAGAAAGGAAACGTAGATCCAGAAACTTCATCCAATTGGGAATATTCTTCAAGAAGTCAAAAGGAATACACGGAATATATGTTAAAAGGTACTATGATGTCAATAGAGAGAGAACCCAAATTCTTGGTAGGAATTCCCAAGGAGTCGTATTTTTGTCTGCAAGTATTATCCCAAAAAATTCCAGTTCCACATATTAATATTCTTATCACgcttaaaaaaattcgtttaaatGAGCCATCCTCAATACTGGCAATGCAGTTCGGAAGATCATCAGTTAATATAGGACAAATTTTTAAGCGTACTGTGCCGTTATTATCAAAATACCTTAAAGAGCTGATACTATGGCCGGCTGCGAATAAAATAGCTGAACGGTTACCAATAGCTTTTCGTTCCAGATATTCAAAAGTACAGTCTATTATAGGTTGCTTCAAAATTCGCATCCAGAAGCCAAGTAATCCATTACATGAATCTTTGACGTGGTCCGAATATAAAAGATGCAACACAATAAAATACATGGTTTCGTGCACTCCAGACGG GCATGGAAATAATGACCGACAAGGGATTCAAAAACGTATCAACTAA